The Helicoverpa zea isolate HzStark_Cry1AcR chromosome 4, ilHelZeax1.1, whole genome shotgun sequence genome segment GATTCCCATGTTGATTGTTTTAACTTTTGACACTTTACTtttaagactggaagctgaccccaacttagttgttAAAAAgatcggaggatgaggatgacttCAAGTATGACAAACTTCATACGCGCACAAGATATGAGAGATATGCTATCGTTTTTCGTCGATAAATGATAAGCATAACGGATATAGATTTTTATGGGATCGACAGGAAAAGTTTAAGGATAAAAAGAGTTAGCAGGTGATTAGATACTGATAGAATGATTCACTATGTCGTAGCATCGATGATAGATTAGTTGTAACACCCATATTTGTAGGCGTTGGGGTAGGTCAGACTACACACATAAGCAAAAATAGATggaaatataattaaacaagTTGGTAGATATTTCTCCTGTCATTACAATTTCGATAGGCCGCTACGTTTATTGGATATCTGAGAGGGACAGCGCGTACGCAGTCCCTCACTACCAAAAATAACGCGTCCGAGTTATCCACATTAGGGATAATCGCAGGGGTCAACCCATCCGCAGTGCAATGGATGGACCTCGCCCTGGGGGAACCGCCTTCTTGATCACGGTATCCCCTACGCCAGGTAAGTATGAGTTCACTACAGTACGGAGCGAGGGTCGTTCGGcggcggagaatcttaacaccgcgattcagaaaaCTGAGCGATacgcacaacgccatctatcgaccGCGGAGAATAAATGTTAATCAGATTAATTTTAACGTCATGTGGCTTTTAAGTAAGAGGATGAGTATTTTTATTGCAGTACTGCATACTTACgctatattatcatcatctaaagaattaaagaaaatgtattaaacgtttaattttattaacggCATCATAAAAATGAGAGGTAATTTTATCAATAGgtatacattacaatacttcTTATCTATAGTTAagatttttgtaggtatttagaTTATTGTCAAGTTTTATAATTATCATTTACATTGCCCCTGACGCTTAGATGATAACTACATatgctatttattatttcaacagtttcatcatttatatttgtgaatgcattttatttgtgggtttgaaaacacaaaatttggctttgtatgtatgtagaAATCGTATTTTGCCCTTATggtcacgtcaaaaaataatgtttgtatgtTAAATAATACGCCATTAAAGACAGTGTGAtgttcaaaactttaatatttaattttaatacaatcaataatacatttttaaaacactatttattcaattttgtttagatcTATCTTCAGATATGGTGTCCTAATACGGTTTGCTACTTCTATAAGAGTAATGATCTCATCATTACTTTATTCATCGTATTCCGTACCATCCACTTCTTCTCCAATAAACACTGGAATATCTATAAAATCATTTGCATAAGGAATTGGCAACATCAAGGTCACTCTCACCATATACTCTCTTGATATGATCTTAGAATGTCTTACAGTCAAATGTTGTGGCGGTAAAATAGGGGGTAAAATATTGAACATGTTGGCAACACTATTGTCTGGTACTGTTGGAGTTATTATTGTACAATATCCAACTACTTCTTCTACTGTTTTAGTTTCTTCAAAATTTTGATCTAGTAATTTATGATGATTGATGATTGGGTCCGTGTCTGTATATTTTGTACTGCTTACCAGTTCTGTTTTAATATCAAATGTAACGTCACTGTTGTTCGTAACTTCAAATGATATTCTTCTTTCGTCAGTTGAGTTAAAGGATCCCTTTTCCAGTTCTCCTTTGATGCTGATCTTTTTATCGGTTATATCTTTTTCCATCGTGAAATTAACGGGTTCGTCATCCAATGAAGTATCAATACGCGGATAGATGGAGACTTTTGTTTTGAATGTCTTATTCCAGATGGACAGTCCAGGTTTTTCAAATTTCAGGacaaaatagtattttatgCTTCCAATATCTGTTTTTATTGATGGCGGTAATTCTTCTGGTATCAATATTTCGAACGGGTACTCGTATGATCCAAATTTTAACTTGATATTTTGATTCGTCTCTTtatctaagaaatcaatttTTTCTAGCACTTTGTTTTCTTGGCCATCAAATCTGTAGATATTGCCTACCTTTAAACGATGTCGCACTGGGAACACAAAGCGTTCTTCGTAACAGCGTGCACTTTCAACCCACGTACAGTAACTTTTTTGAATGAAGGACAAACTAATATGTTTGAACACCATTTCTCTATCCAGATGGAATTTCACTATTCCTCGTATAGGCTCTCCTGTGATATGTTTCCGTTCTCTAGGTATTTGAATc includes the following:
- the LOC124630032 gene encoding uncharacterized protein LOC124630032, whose amino-acid sequence is MGIKSEILIQIPRERKHITGEPIRGIVKFHLDREMVFKHISLSFIQKSYCTWVESARCYEERFVFPVRHRLKVGNIYRFDGQENKVLEKIDFLDKETNQNIKLKFGSYEYPFEILIPEELPPSIKTDIGSIKYYFVLKFEKPGLSIWNKTFKTKVSIYPRIDTSLDDEPVNFTMEKDITDKKISIKGELEKGSFNSTDERRISFEVTNNSDVTFDIKTELVSSTKYTDTDPIINHHKLLDQNFEETKTVEEVVGYCTIITPTVPDNSVANMFNILPPILPPQHLTVRHSKIISREYMVRVTLMLPIPYANDFIDIPVFIGEEVDGTEYDE